In Primulina huaijiensis isolate GDHJ02 chromosome 16, ASM1229523v2, whole genome shotgun sequence, a single genomic region encodes these proteins:
- the LOC140961055 gene encoding protein ALTERED SEED GERMINATION 2, producing the protein MLSGICESAITLPPFYVQDFNKDARTHSSLLRRLSLERELEGHRGCVNALAWNSEGSLLVSGSDDARLNIWSYSSRKLFLSIDTGHSANIFCTKFVPETSDELVVSGAGDAEVRLFNLSRLRGREQDGGGINPLALFQCHTRRVKKLAVEAGNPNVVWSASEDGTLRQHDFRECASCPAAGSPHQECRNVLLDLRCGAKKSLADPPKHVLMLKSCDISNARPHLLLVGGSDSFVRLYDRRMLPPMSSSQKKMPSPPCVNYFCPMHLSDLGNFSLHLTHVAFSPNGEEVLLSYSGEHVYLMDANLASGSTMRYTSEDVTKLISFYPPHGGADLHSSAWGISLNGFPVRSKISAKVKKCRKLIQIAQRTLKGELDFYYGIEACNEVLAFLGLEIEPTVVLECLCIRASLLLKRRWKNDVHMAIRDCYQARKIDPSSVMALICMAEGLTMLNKHNQALDFAIAAQALAPSDFEVMEKVENIKKSIAAVEIEADMHGDGGSKSEYQSGRVLSLSDIIYHSEADSALLDGPEREDSDYEELELDFETSISGEGGDSVDSAILDRNLNLRIRRRDATALENGRPNDTCGLLQLSRENDKVPYQPETITDMKQRYIGHCNIGTDIKQASFIGRRGEYVASGSDDGRWFIWEKKSGRLLKMLRGDEAVVNCIQCHPYDCVIATSGIDSTIKIWTPNSPVPSIVAGGAAGPETSNVLDAMEENQRRLCRTREAILPFEILERFRMHEFAEGRFHPFECTQS; encoded by the exons ATGTTATCTGGAATTTGTGAAAG TGCGATTACTCTTCCTCCATTTTATGTCCAGGATTTTAATAAAGATGCGCGAACACATTCCTCACTCCTGCGAAGGCTGTCACTAGAAAGAGAACTGGAG GGGCACCGTGGTTGTGTAAATGCTTTGGCATGGAATTCAGAAGGTTCGCTGTTGGTATCAGGATCCGATGATGCACGA CTTAATATTTGGTCTTATTCAAGCCGAAAACTTTTTCTCTCCATTGACACCGGCCATTCTGCTAACATATTCTGTACAAAATTTGTTCCCGAAACTTCAGATGAATTGGTTGTTTCTGGGGCAGGGGATGCTGAG GTGCGACTATTCAATTTATCTCGTTTAAGGGGCAGAGAACAGGATGGTGGTGGAATCAACCCATTAGCACTTTTTCAATGTCACACAAGGAGGGTTAAAAAATTAGCC GTGGAAGCCGGGAATCCCAATGTGGTGTGGAGTGCCAGTGAAGATGGGACACTGAGACAACATGATTTTCGTGAATGTGCTTCATGCCCTGCTGCTGGGTCCCCTCACCAAGAATGTCGTAACGTCCTT CTTGATTTGCGGTGTGGAGCTAAAAAATCATTAGCAGATCCCCCCAAACATGTGCTTATGTTGAAGTCTTGTGATATCAGTAATGCTAGACCTCATTTACTTCTCGTTGGCGGCAG TGATTCATTTGTGCGTTTGTATGATAGACGAATGCTACCGCCAATGTCTTCTAGTCAAAAAAAGATGCCATCGCCACCATGCGTCAATTACTTCTGCCCAATGCATCTTTCTGACCTT GGTAATTTTAGCTTGCATCTTACTCATGTCGCTTTTAGTCCTAATGGTGAGGAGGTTCTTCTTAGTTACAGTGGTGAGCATGTGTACTTGATGGATGCAAATCTTG CTTCTGGGAGTACAATGAGGTACACGTCAGAAGACGTCACAAAGCTTATCAGCTTTTATCCCCCACACGGTGGAGCAGATTTACACTCCTCTGCATGGGGCATATCTCTGAACGGTTTTCCTGTAAGAAGCAAGATTTCTGCAAAG GTTAAAAAGTGCAGGAAGTTGATCCAGATTGCACAGAGAACTTTAAAAGGAGAATTGGATTTTTATTATGGAATTGAGGCTTGTAATGAAGTTTTAGCTTTTCTTGGTCTTGAGATTGAGCCGACTGTTGTGCTCGAATGTTTGTGTATTCGTGCATCCTTATTGCTCAAG CGGAGATGGAAAAATGATGTGCACATGGCTATCAGGGACTGCTATCAAGCCCGGAAAATCGATCCTTCGTCAGTTATGGCATTAATTTGTATGGCTGAAGGCTTGACCATG TTAAACAAGCACAACCAAGCCTTGGACTTTGCTATTGCAGCTCAAGCTCTAGCTCCATCGGATTTTGAAGTCATGGAAAAGGTGGAAAATATAAAGAAGAGCATCGCTGCAG TTGAAATTGAAGCTGACATGCATGGCGATGGAGGGTCGAAGTCTGAATATCAATCTGGAAGAGTACTTTCTCTGAGTGATATTATCTACCATTCAGAAGCAGACAGTGCTTTACTAGATGGTCCAGAAAGAGAAGACTCTGACTATGAAGAACTAGAATTGGATTTTGAAACATCAATATCGGGTGAAGGAGGAGATAGTGTTGACTCTGCTATTCTTGATAGGAACTTGAATTTAAGAATTCGCAGGAGAGATGCTACAGCCTTGGAAAATGGAAGACCTAACGATACTTGTGGGTTGCTCCAATTGTCAAGAGAAAATGATAAAGTTCCATATCAG CCCGAGACCATAACAGATATGAAGCAGAGATATATTGGTCACTGTAACATAGGCACAGACATAAAACAAGCTAGTTTTATTGGGCGAAGag GTGAATATGTTGCCAGTGGAAGTGATGACGGAAGATGGtttatttgggaaaaaaaatctggCCGATTATTAAAGATGCTGCGTGGAGATGAAGCTG TTGTGAACTGTATACAATGCCATCCATATGACTGTGTCATCGCAACAAGTGGAATTGACAGCACCATAAAG ATCTGGACTCCAAATTCTCCCGTCCCTTCTATTGTAGCTGGGGGAGCAGCAGGACCAGAGACTTCAAATGTATTAGATGCCATGGAAGAAAATCAACGCAGATTATGTCGCACTCGGGAAGCAATTTT GCCTTTCGAAATCCTGGAGCGGTTCCGCATGCATGAGTTTGCTGAAGGAAGGTTTCATCCATTTGAGTGCACACAAAGCTAA
- the LOC140961881 gene encoding uncharacterized protein, whose product MMDSDKVRVKRKTLEMVLQQCQIAIQQLASGCDDDDDDDDDDGREDDCELDSVPQDSTGTSSNPAYCDTDTPEFYDVLKSRLECPDFLKKLEKASLPQNMTEESSSWDMISENDLWESGNVELDSEDYVLVSQEDIMEGIAAFMAAYLSSLKQTKDLTPNQLQEVLSKTFSIKKKKGKLRKAFDGTKVIYNVASWGATAIGIYQNPALLRAASAAFWTSCHVISKLF is encoded by the exons ATGATGGACTCGGATAAGGTTCGTGTGAAGCGGAAAACCCTTGAGATGGTGCTTCAGCAATGTCAGATTGCAATCCAACAACTCGCTTCTGGctgtgatgatgatgatgatgatgatgatgatgatgggaGAGAGGACGATTGTGAGCTCGATAGTGTTCCTCAAGACTCCACGGGCACCTCCTCTAACCCTGCTTACTGCGACACCGACACGCCGGAG TTTTATGATGTGTTGAAATCTAGACTTGAATGTCCTGATTTCCTCAAGAAACTAGAAAAGGCGTCGCTTCCACAAAATATGACTG AGGAAAGCAGTTCCTGGGACATGATCAGCGAAAATGATCTTTGGGAAAGTGGAAATGTTGAGTTAGACTCAGAAGATTATGTCTTAGTTAGTCAAGAAGATATAATGGAGGGTATTGCGGCCTTCATGGCTGCATATCTATCGTCTCTTAAACAAACTAAG GATTTGACACCCAATCAGCTTCAAGAGG TGCTTAGCAAGACATTCTCTATCAAAAAGAAGAAGGGCAAGCTTAGGAAGGCATTCGATGGAACAAAAGTTATCTACAATGTAGCATCTTGGGGAGCTACAGCAATTGG AATATATCAAAACCCAGCCCTTTTGAGGGCTGCCTCTGCAGCATTCTGGACTTCTTGTCATGTTATTTCAAAGCTCTTCTGA